From Balneolaceae bacterium, a single genomic window includes:
- a CDS encoding YjjG family noncanonical pyrimidine nucleotidase — MNPKFVFFDLDNTLLNHDSAESGAHNDLYESTPELRKVSLDDWLSTYKSINHKLWLQYQEGEIDRHQLQHLRFHDSMVELELPTDRSEEIGTDYMEFYRNHWSWVNGAKEALDRVSKDYPLGIVTNGFLETQQMKIDKMGLDQYTNLFVITEEIGVMKPHQRVFDVATERAGVDRESILYVGDSYTSDIIGGRNAGWTTAWFTALNGDIEEGQTADFIFDNFDELLKQMDL; from the coding sequence ATGAATCCAAAATTTGTATTTTTTGATCTTGATAACACACTTCTCAATCACGATTCAGCAGAGTCGGGTGCTCACAACGATCTGTATGAATCAACACCTGAACTCCGGAAAGTCTCGCTGGATGACTGGCTGAGTACTTATAAATCGATTAACCATAAGCTCTGGCTACAGTACCAGGAAGGTGAAATTGACCGGCATCAGCTTCAGCATTTGCGTTTTCATGATTCAATGGTTGAGCTTGAACTTCCGACGGATCGAAGCGAAGAGATCGGGACTGACTATATGGAGTTTTATCGAAATCACTGGAGTTGGGTGAATGGTGCAAAAGAGGCTTTGGACAGGGTTAGCAAGGATTATCCATTAGGGATTGTAACGAACGGGTTTCTTGAAACACAACAGATGAAAATTGATAAAATGGGTCTCGATCAATACACAAATCTTTTTGTGATTACGGAAGAGATCGGGGTGATGAAACCTCATCAAAGAGTGTTTGATGTTGCTACAGAGAGAGCAGGGGTTGATCGCGAATCAATTTTGTATGTAGGTGATTCGTACACATCAGATATTATCGGCGGAAGGAATGCCGGTTGGACAACGGCTTGGTTTACGGCTTTGAATGGGGATATTGAAGAGGGGCAAACGGCCGATTTTATCTTTGATAATTTTGATGAACTATTGAAACAGATGGACCTTTAG
- a CDS encoding LemA family protein, translating into MNVKVWIAIGVAILLALYGISVNNSLVEQEEEVNQAWAQVENQYQRRADLVPNLVNTVQGAANFEQETLTNVIEARSRATSINVDPSQLSNESTIRQFEQVQGQLGNALSRLLVSVERYPELTATQNFRDLQNQLEGTENRIATERMRFNQAAQQYNTSLRRFPTSVVAGMLGFERKYYFEATEGAENAPEVSFD; encoded by the coding sequence ATGAATGTAAAAGTATGGATTGCAATCGGGGTAGCCATTCTTCTTGCCCTGTATGGTATCAGTGTAAATAACAGCCTGGTTGAACAGGAAGAGGAGGTAAACCAAGCCTGGGCACAGGTCGAAAACCAATATCAGCGACGAGCGGATTTAGTTCCGAACCTGGTTAATACCGTTCAGGGTGCCGCTAATTTTGAACAAGAAACTCTGACCAATGTAATTGAGGCAAGAAGTCGTGCCACATCGATCAATGTGGACCCCAGTCAGTTGAGTAATGAATCAACGATACGCCAATTTGAACAAGTTCAGGGACAACTTGGCAATGCACTTTCCAGGCTCTTGGTAAGTGTTGAACGCTATCCTGAGTTGACAGCCACACAAAATTTCAGGGATCTTCAGAACCAGCTGGAAGGTACGGAAAACCGAATTGCCACCGAACGGATGCGGTTCAACCAAGCCGCACAGCAGTACAATACTTCACTCAGGCGTTTCCCTACCAGCGTAGTTGCCGGTATGTTGGGTTTTGAACGTAAATATTATTTTGAAGCCACCGAGGGT